Proteins encoded within one genomic window of Lactococcus garvieae:
- a CDS encoding pilin N-terminal domain-containing protein → MKKYIFTIAAALSLFLILGLSQNVDAQENTGSYGIHIIKYNLKGNQENQLSHDGTPVTNGTEDLQRLANVQYTITRMSKTESNTYVITKGADAFSQTVTTNAQGEAELTGLKRGVYQVTELKSEQVPVPMSPVLVSLPMQNASGLINEVYIYPKSSMVLPDTPQIPDSNLPDKLPNTSGSIGSYQIIMAMISVLIIVGFGGLWWTKKTN, encoded by the coding sequence TTGAAAAAATATATTTTTACTATAGCAGCTGCTTTGTCTCTTTTCCTAATACTAGGGTTATCACAAAATGTTGATGCACAAGAAAATACTGGAAGCTACGGCATCCATATTATTAAATATAATCTAAAGGGAAACCAAGAAAACCAGTTATCACATGATGGTACACCTGTAACTAACGGAACAGAAGACCTTCAACGCCTTGCGAATGTGCAATATACGATTACGCGCATGAGCAAAACAGAATCAAATACTTATGTTATCACCAAAGGTGCTGATGCCTTTAGTCAAACAGTAACAACTAATGCTCAAGGTGAAGCCGAACTAACAGGACTAAAACGTGGGGTGTACCAAGTTACCGAACTAAAAAGTGAGCAAGTACCTGTACCAATGTCCCCTGTACTAGTTTCTCTGCCGATGCAAAATGCGAGTGGATTGATCAACGAGGTCTATATCTATCCAAAATCAAGCATGGTTTTACCAGATACGCCTCAAATTCCTGATAGCAACCTGCCTGATAAATTACCAAATACAAGTGGTAGTATCGGCTCTTATCAAATAATCATGGCCATGATAAGTGTGCTT